The Triticum aestivum cultivar Chinese Spring chromosome 7B, IWGSC CS RefSeq v2.1, whole genome shotgun sequence genome window below encodes:
- the LOC123161643 gene encoding histone H3.2 has protein sequence MARTKQTARKSTGGKAPRKQLATKAARKSAPATGGVKKPHRFRPGTVALREIRKYQKSTELLIRKLPFQRLVREIAQDFKTDLRFQSSAVSALQEAAEAYLVGLFEDTNLCAIHAKRVTIMPKDIQLARRIRGERA, from the coding sequence ATGGCCCGCACCAAGCAGACGGCGCGCAAGTCCACCGGCGGCAAGGCGCCCAGGAAGCAGCTGGCGACCAAGGCGGCGCGGAAGTCCGCCCCGGCCACCGGCGGCGTCAAGAAGCCGCACCGCTTCAGGCCGGGAACCGTCGCCCTCCGTGAGATCCGCAAGTACCAGAAGAGCACGGAGCTGCTCATCCGCAAGCTCCCCTTCCAGCGCCTCGTCCGGGAGATCGCGCAGGACTTCAAGACCGACCTCCGCTTCCAGTCCTCCGCCGTCTCCGCGCTCCAGGAGGCCGCCGAGGCGTACCTCGTCGGGCTGTTCGAGGACACCAACCTCTGCGCCATCCACGCCAAGCGCGTCACcatcatgcccaaggacatccaGCTCGCCCGCCGCATCCGCGGAGAGCGCGCCTAG